A genome region from Geodermatophilus bullaregiensis includes the following:
- a CDS encoding PaaI family thioesterase — MTADPAALLALMPFAVATGVELDRATPGEVTGRLPWAPGRCTAGGVLHGGALMTLADTVGAVCAYLNLPPGASTSTLASATSLLRAVRGGTAHATARPLHVGRSTVVVLVEVTDDDGRPVASVTATQAVLAAPA, encoded by the coding sequence GTGACCGCCGACCCCGCCGCGCTGCTGGCCCTCATGCCCTTCGCCGTCGCCACCGGCGTCGAGCTCGACCGCGCCACGCCCGGCGAGGTGACCGGCCGGCTGCCCTGGGCGCCCGGGCGGTGCACCGCCGGCGGGGTGCTGCACGGCGGCGCGCTCATGACGCTGGCCGACACCGTCGGCGCCGTGTGCGCGTACCTGAACCTGCCGCCCGGGGCCTCGACGTCGACGCTGGCGTCCGCCACGTCGCTGCTGCGCGCCGTCCGCGGCGGGACGGCGCACGCCACCGCGCGGCCGCTGCACGTCGGCCGCTCGACCGTCGTCGTGCTGGTCGAGGTCACCGACGACGACGGCCGGCCGGTCGCCTCGGTCACCGCGACCCAGGCGGTGCTCGCCGCGCCCGCCTGA
- a CDS encoding M48 family metalloprotease: MSGAGRGGARAALLVAAVLGAALVVVIAVRTPWTLLPAPPGGATPVSADAGLPAEALRRAEALAADIRPASLVGLLLGLTASALLGLTRLGGRLVTAVARPLGGRWVWQVLLGTVALVVVGRLATLPVSAYGEVVRHRYGLSTRSWPLWLRDVAVSTAIDAALTALALLVLVALARRAPRAWWAWAAAGAAGLVVVGSFLYPVVIEPAFNSFAPLPAGQLRTDLLELGEESGTPVDDVLVADASRRTTSLNAYVSGFGSTRRVVLYDTLLADVPDDEVESIVAHELGHVATDDVLTGTLLGALGAAAAVALLGWLLTWPPLLRRAGADSPGDPRVVPLVLLLVALGSLVGTPVQNLVSRHVEARADLHALDLTGDAAAFIEMQRRLAETNVSDPSPPAPWQWFFGSHPTAAQRIALAEDWLRLDDR; encoded by the coding sequence GTGAGCGGGGCGGGCCGGGGAGGCGCTCGCGCCGCCCTGCTGGTCGCGGCCGTGCTCGGTGCCGCGCTCGTGGTCGTCATCGCCGTCCGCACGCCGTGGACCCTGCTGCCCGCACCGCCGGGCGGCGCCACACCGGTCAGCGCCGACGCGGGGCTGCCCGCCGAGGCCCTCCGGCGGGCCGAGGCCCTCGCCGCGGACATCCGGCCCGCGTCGCTGGTGGGCCTGCTGCTCGGGCTCACCGCCTCCGCCCTGCTGGGTCTCACCCGGCTGGGCGGCCGGCTGGTGACCGCCGTCGCGCGGCCCCTCGGCGGGCGCTGGGTCTGGCAGGTGCTGCTCGGCACGGTCGCCCTGGTCGTCGTCGGCCGGCTGGCCACGCTGCCGGTGTCGGCCTACGGCGAGGTGGTGCGGCACCGCTACGGCCTGTCCACCCGTTCGTGGCCGCTGTGGCTGCGCGACGTCGCCGTCTCCACGGCCATCGACGCCGCCCTCACCGCGCTCGCCCTGCTCGTGCTCGTCGCACTGGCCCGTCGGGCGCCGCGCGCCTGGTGGGCGTGGGCGGCGGCCGGGGCGGCGGGGCTCGTGGTGGTGGGCTCCTTCCTCTACCCGGTGGTCATCGAGCCGGCGTTCAACAGCTTCGCGCCCCTGCCGGCCGGGCAGCTGCGCACCGACCTGCTGGAGCTGGGCGAGGAGAGCGGCACCCCGGTCGACGACGTGCTCGTCGCCGACGCCTCCCGGCGGACGACGTCGCTCAACGCCTACGTCTCCGGGTTCGGCTCCACCCGCCGCGTCGTCCTGTACGACACGCTGCTGGCCGACGTCCCCGACGACGAGGTCGAGTCGATCGTCGCCCACGAGCTCGGGCACGTGGCCACCGACGACGTCCTCACCGGCACGCTGCTCGGCGCGCTCGGCGCGGCCGCCGCGGTGGCCCTGCTCGGCTGGCTGCTCACCTGGCCGCCGCTGCTGCGGCGGGCGGGGGCGGACTCCCCGGGCGACCCGCGCGTGGTCCCGCTGGTCCTGCTGCTCGTCGCCCTGGGCTCGCTGGTGGGCACCCCGGTGCAGAACCTGGTCTCCCGGCACGTGGAGGCGCGCGCCGACCTGCACGCCCTCGACCTCACCGGGGACGCCGCGGCCTTCATCGAGATGCAGCGCCGGCTGGCCGAGACCAACGTGTCCGACCCGAGCCCGCCGGCACCGTGGCAGTGGTTCTTCGGCTCGCACCCGACGGCGGCCCAGCGGATCGCCCTCGCCGAGGACTGGCTGCGGCTGGACGACCGGTGA
- a CDS encoding ArsA family ATPase, which produces MPTLLFTGPGGAGTTTLAAAAAVRAARAGHRTVLVTRQDPPPGAATEPGLDVVRAEPQAELEVLWGGWAAELTATVPDLVLPPATSVVPVPGVGELAVLAALGRVAGDRSGAPADLVVLDAGPLETAAGLLALPGTLRWWLEQAVPTRLRVLAAVRAAAVRTGTLRRGAADVALGAVPALEALLDRVTLTDPARTAVWLVAPPRPGAVAGLHAATTAMAVHGQCPVGVLARVLPEGGTGAWWAARAAEQEAALVALAGVAPVRTVAESARVPEDADALAALLTDLPGPAGSAEVPAPERVDGGWRLTLPLPFAERSGVALTRWEDDLVVTAAGTRRSLRLDPLLRRCVVTAGSLADPGTAAARLEVGFAADPQLWPADLLAAEGRTR; this is translated from the coding sequence GTGCCGACCCTGCTGTTCACCGGTCCCGGCGGAGCCGGCACCACCACCCTCGCCGCGGCCGCCGCCGTGCGCGCCGCCCGCGCCGGGCACCGCACGGTACTCGTCACCCGCCAGGACCCGCCGCCCGGAGCGGCCACCGAGCCGGGCCTCGACGTCGTCCGGGCGGAGCCGCAGGCCGAGCTCGAGGTGCTGTGGGGCGGCTGGGCCGCCGAGCTCACCGCCACCGTCCCCGACCTCGTCCTGCCGCCGGCCACGTCCGTGGTGCCGGTGCCCGGTGTCGGCGAGCTCGCGGTGCTCGCCGCCCTGGGCCGGGTGGCCGGTGACCGCAGCGGTGCCCCCGCCGACCTCGTCGTCCTCGACGCCGGACCGCTGGAGACGGCGGCCGGGCTGCTGGCCCTGCCCGGCACGCTGCGCTGGTGGCTGGAGCAGGCGGTGCCCACCCGGCTGCGGGTGCTGGCCGCGGTCCGCGCCGCCGCGGTCCGGACCGGCACGCTGCGCCGCGGCGCGGCCGACGTCGCCCTCGGCGCGGTCCCCGCACTGGAGGCGCTCCTGGACCGGGTGACGCTGACCGACCCGGCGCGGACCGCCGTCTGGCTGGTGGCCCCGCCGCGGCCCGGAGCCGTCGCGGGCCTGCACGCCGCGACGACGGCGATGGCGGTGCACGGGCAGTGCCCGGTCGGCGTGCTCGCGCGCGTGCTGCCCGAGGGGGGCACGGGTGCGTGGTGGGCCGCGCGGGCCGCGGAGCAGGAGGCCGCCCTCGTCGCGCTGGCCGGCGTCGCCCCGGTGCGGACGGTCGCCGAGTCGGCGCGCGTCCCCGAGGACGCCGACGCGCTGGCCGCGCTGCTCACCGACCTGCCCGGACCGGCCGGCAGCGCCGAGGTCCCCGCACCCGAGCGCGTCGACGGCGGCTGGCGGCTGACGCTGCCCCTGCCCTTCGCCGAGCGGTCGGGGGTGGCGCTGACCCGCTGGGAGGACGACCTGGTGGTGACGGCGGCCGGCACGCGCCGGTCGCTGCGCCTGGACCCGCTGCTGCGCCGCTGCGTGGTGACCGCGGGCAGCCTCGCCGACCCGGGCACCGCCGCGGCGCGGCTCGAGGTGGGGTTCGCGGCGGATCCGCAGCTGTGGCCGGCCGACCTGCTGGCGGCCGAGGGGAGGACGCGGTGA
- a CDS encoding polyadenylate-specific 3'-exoribonuclease AS has protein sequence MRRYFYDTEFIEDGTTIDLVSIGVVDETGREFYAVSTEFDERRAIPWVRRNVLDQLPPPADRAWRSRQRIRDDLLAFLTGPGGEVELWAWFAAYDHVALCQLWGPMTALPRAVPRFTRELRQRWDDVGRPELPPKPAGTHDALVDARYNLARWNAMEAARS, from the coding sequence GTGCGGCGGTACTTCTACGACACCGAGTTCATCGAGGACGGCACGACGATCGACCTCGTCTCCATCGGCGTCGTGGACGAGACCGGTCGCGAGTTCTACGCGGTGAGCACCGAGTTCGACGAGCGGCGGGCCATCCCGTGGGTGCGCCGCAACGTGCTCGACCAGCTGCCGCCGCCGGCCGACCGGGCCTGGCGCAGCCGGCAGCGCATCCGCGACGACCTGCTGGCCTTCCTCACCGGCCCCGGTGGGGAGGTGGAGCTCTGGGCGTGGTTCGCCGCCTACGACCACGTGGCGCTGTGCCAGCTGTGGGGGCCGATGACGGCGCTGCCGCGGGCGGTGCCCCGGTTCACCCGGGAGCTGCGACAGCGGTGGGACGACGTCGGCCGGCCCGAGCTCCCGCCCAAGCCGGCCGGCACGCACGACGCCCTGGTCGACGCCCGGTACAACCTCGCCCGCTGGAACGCGATGGAGGCCGCCCGCTCCTGA
- a CDS encoding SRPBCC family protein produces the protein MAEQSTQSIVVRAPATDVMTVIADFAAYPQWVQAAKTVDVLESGPDGRARRVRFVIDATVLADDYVLDYTWDDDRQVSWTLVSSRIMRRQDGSYTLRETDGGTEVTYRLTVDTAIPMIGMLKRRAEKVVLDTALRELKKRVEG, from the coding sequence ATGGCCGAGCAGTCCACCCAGTCGATCGTCGTGAGGGCTCCGGCGACCGACGTGATGACGGTCATCGCCGACTTCGCGGCCTATCCGCAGTGGGTGCAGGCGGCCAAGACCGTCGACGTGCTCGAGAGCGGCCCCGACGGGCGTGCCCGGCGGGTGCGCTTCGTCATCGACGCCACCGTCCTCGCCGACGACTACGTCCTCGACTACACGTGGGACGACGACCGGCAGGTCTCCTGGACCCTGGTCAGCAGCCGGATCATGCGGCGTCAGGACGGCTCCTACACGCTGCGCGAGACCGACGGCGGCACCGAGGTGACCTACCGGCTGACCGTGGACACGGCGATCCCGATGATCGGGATGCTCAAGCGCCGGGCGGAGAAGGTCGTCCTCGACACCGCGCTACGGGAGCTCAAGAAGCGCGTCGAGGGCTGA
- a CDS encoding AMP-dependent synthetase/ligase produces MREFSVPATTEVGPHEALTDMLAENVAEHGDEVGLRIQRDGRWEDVTWREFGEQVAGVAKGLVAAGVRAGDRVALQARTRYEWTVLDFAIWTAGAVTVPVYETSSPDQVAWILADSGATAAVVERAEHAAAVDSVRDQAPDLGPLYVIEDDAVGTLTAAGADVPDSELEARRATLGADSLATLIYTSGTTGRPKGCELTHGNFLFEVGNGMALLDRFMNTQGSLLLFIPLAHVLARVMQVGAVKTRTVIGHTPDVKNLLEDLAGFRPTFVLAVPRVFEKVYNSAKAKAEGDGKGRVFDRAARVAIDWSRAQDTGGAGLLLRVQHALFDRLVYGKLRAALGGRCLGAISGGAPLGERLGHFFRGIGVTVFEGYGLTETTAAASVNHDGALRIGTVGRPLPGVAARIAEDGEILLRGGVVMRGYWENEQATAEAIDPDGWFHTGDIGEIDTDGFIRITGRKKEILVTAGGKNVAPAVLEDRLRAHRLVSQCIVVGDQRPFIAALVTLDAEALPLWLESKGRPADTPVEELVDDPDVRAELDAAVAEANRAVSQAEAIKRYRVLATDFTEDNGMLTPSLKLKRSVVMKEFDPEVEALYAR; encoded by the coding sequence GTGCGCGAGTTCAGCGTCCCCGCGACGACCGAGGTGGGCCCGCACGAGGCGCTCACCGACATGCTGGCCGAGAACGTCGCCGAGCACGGCGACGAGGTGGGCCTGCGCATCCAGCGCGACGGCCGGTGGGAGGACGTCACCTGGCGGGAGTTCGGTGAGCAGGTCGCCGGCGTCGCGAAGGGACTGGTCGCGGCCGGGGTCCGGGCCGGTGACCGGGTCGCCCTGCAGGCCAGGACCCGCTACGAGTGGACCGTCCTCGACTTCGCCATCTGGACCGCCGGCGCGGTGACCGTGCCGGTGTACGAGACCTCCAGCCCCGACCAGGTGGCCTGGATCCTCGCCGACTCCGGCGCCACCGCGGCGGTCGTCGAGCGCGCCGAGCACGCCGCCGCCGTCGACTCGGTGCGTGACCAGGCCCCCGACCTCGGCCCGCTCTACGTCATCGAGGACGACGCCGTCGGCACGCTCACCGCCGCCGGGGCCGACGTCCCCGACAGCGAGCTCGAGGCCCGCCGGGCGACCCTGGGCGCCGACAGCCTGGCCACGCTGATCTACACCAGCGGCACCACCGGCCGGCCCAAGGGCTGCGAGCTGACGCACGGGAACTTCCTGTTCGAGGTCGGCAACGGGATGGCCCTGCTCGACCGGTTCATGAACACGCAGGGCTCGCTGCTGCTGTTCATCCCGCTGGCGCACGTGCTGGCCCGCGTGATGCAGGTCGGCGCGGTCAAGACCCGCACGGTCATCGGCCACACCCCCGACGTGAAGAACCTGCTCGAGGACCTCGCCGGCTTCCGGCCGACCTTCGTCCTCGCCGTCCCCCGGGTGTTCGAGAAGGTCTACAACTCCGCGAAGGCCAAGGCGGAGGGCGACGGCAAGGGCAGGGTCTTCGACCGGGCCGCGCGGGTGGCCATCGACTGGTCCCGCGCCCAGGACACCGGCGGCGCCGGCCTGCTGCTGCGCGTCCAGCACGCGCTGTTCGACCGGCTGGTCTACGGCAAGCTGCGCGCCGCGCTCGGCGGCCGCTGCCTCGGCGCGATCTCCGGCGGCGCCCCGCTGGGCGAGCGGCTGGGCCACTTCTTCCGCGGCATCGGCGTCACCGTCTTCGAGGGCTACGGACTGACCGAGACGACCGCGGCCGCGTCGGTCAACCACGACGGCGCGCTGCGCATCGGCACCGTCGGCCGGCCGCTGCCCGGCGTCGCCGCCCGGATCGCCGAGGACGGCGAGATCCTGCTGCGCGGCGGTGTGGTCATGCGCGGCTACTGGGAGAACGAGCAGGCCACCGCCGAGGCGATCGACCCCGACGGCTGGTTCCACACCGGCGACATCGGCGAGATCGACACCGACGGCTTCATCAGGATCACCGGGCGCAAGAAGGAGATCCTGGTGACCGCCGGTGGCAAGAACGTCGCCCCCGCCGTCCTCGAGGACCGGCTGCGCGCGCACCGGCTGGTCAGCCAGTGCATCGTCGTGGGCGACCAGCGGCCCTTCATCGCCGCGCTGGTCACCCTGGACGCCGAGGCGCTGCCGCTGTGGCTGGAGTCCAAGGGCAGGCCGGCCGACACCCCGGTGGAGGAACTGGTCGACGACCCCGACGTCCGGGCCGAGCTCGACGCCGCCGTCGCCGAGGCCAACCGGGCCGTGTCCCAGGCCGAGGCGATCAAGAGGTACCGCGTGCTCGCCACCGACTTCACCGAGGACAACGGGATGCTCACCCCGAGCCTGAAGCTCAAGCGCTCGGTGGTCATGAAGGAGTTCGACCCCGAGGTCGAGGCGCTGTACGCCCGGTAG
- a CDS encoding ROK family glucokinase produces MAAGSDLAGLPALGVDVGGTKVAGGVVAPDGTVLETARRSTPTASVGETEAAVAAVVEELAGRHGGPLAAVGVGAAGWFDRAGDVVLFSPHLAWRHSTLRRDLVARLQRPVWVGNDADAAAWAEYRFGAARGAELALCITLGTGIGGGIVADGRLQRGAHGVAGEWGHMRVVPDGRLCPCGNRGCWEQYASGSALGTTARQVATRSPAAAARLLDRVAGDAARLTGEDVARAAAEGDPVALSLVSDVGEWLGQGIADLAAVLDPDVVVIGGGVSVLGEMVLRPARERLDRALPGRGFRPGPRVVGAALGAQAGLVGAADLARRVAP; encoded by the coding sequence GTGGCCGCCGGGAGCGACCTCGCCGGGCTGCCCGCCCTGGGGGTCGACGTCGGCGGCACCAAGGTGGCCGGCGGCGTCGTCGCGCCCGACGGCACGGTGCTCGAGACGGCCCGGCGGTCGACGCCGACCGCCTCGGTCGGCGAGACCGAGGCCGCCGTCGCCGCGGTGGTCGAGGAGCTCGCCGGCCGGCACGGCGGGCCGCTGGCCGCGGTGGGCGTGGGCGCGGCCGGGTGGTTCGACCGCGCCGGTGACGTCGTGCTGTTCAGCCCGCACCTGGCCTGGCGGCACAGCACGCTGCGCAGGGACCTCGTCGCCCGGCTGCAGCGGCCGGTGTGGGTGGGCAACGACGCCGACGCCGCCGCGTGGGCCGAGTACCGCTTCGGCGCTGCCCGCGGGGCCGAGCTGGCCCTGTGCATCACGCTCGGCACCGGGATCGGCGGCGGCATCGTCGCCGACGGGCGCCTGCAGCGGGGCGCGCACGGCGTCGCGGGGGAGTGGGGCCACATGCGCGTGGTCCCCGACGGCCGGCTGTGCCCGTGCGGCAACCGCGGCTGCTGGGAGCAGTACGCCAGCGGCAGCGCGCTGGGCACGACCGCCCGCCAGGTGGCCACCCGCTCCCCGGCCGCGGCGGCCCGGCTGCTCGACCGGGTGGCCGGGGACGCCGCGCGGCTGACCGGCGAGGACGTCGCGCGGGCCGCCGCGGAGGGGGACCCGGTGGCGCTGAGCCTGGTGAGCGACGTCGGGGAGTGGCTCGGTCAGGGCATCGCCGACCTGGCCGCGGTCCTCGACCCCGACGTCGTGGTCATCGGCGGCGGCGTCAGCGTGCTGGGGGAGATGGTGCTGCGGCCCGCGCGCGAGCGGCTCGACCGGGCGCTGCCCGGCCGCGGCTTCCGGCCGGGCCCGCGGGTGGTGGGCGCCGCGCTGGGCGCGCAGGCCGGCCTGGTCGGCGCCGCGGACCTCGCCCGCCGGGTGGCGCCCTGA
- a CDS encoding lysophospholipid acyltransferase family protein, with translation MLFYWFLKFVAIGPVAKLVFRPRVEGREHVPAGGAAILASNHLAAADWIFMPLSLRRRVTFLAKAEYFTGTGLKGRLRRAFFSAAGQVPIDRSSATAAEGAIRTGIEMLHQGRLLGIYPEGTRSPDGRLFRGKTGVARTALETGAPVVPVAMTYTPRRGPLGRRLFRVSVRFGEPLDFSRYEGLAGDRFVERSITDEIMYEIMTLSGQEYVDVYGATVKKAMDATGASAADVIGRLQPPVDEAGDRAPESLAG, from the coding sequence GTGTTGTTCTACTGGTTCCTCAAGTTCGTGGCGATCGGCCCGGTCGCGAAGCTGGTCTTCCGCCCCCGGGTGGAGGGTCGCGAGCACGTGCCGGCGGGCGGTGCGGCGATCCTCGCGAGCAACCACCTGGCGGCGGCCGACTGGATCTTCATGCCGCTGTCGCTGCGGCGGCGGGTCACCTTCCTCGCCAAGGCCGAGTACTTCACCGGCACCGGGCTCAAGGGCCGCCTGCGGCGGGCCTTCTTCTCCGCCGCCGGGCAGGTGCCCATCGACCGCTCCAGCGCCACCGCCGCCGAGGGTGCCATCCGCACCGGTATCGAGATGCTGCACCAGGGCCGCCTGCTCGGCATCTACCCCGAGGGCACCCGCTCGCCCGACGGCCGCCTCTTCCGCGGCAAGACCGGCGTGGCCCGCACGGCGCTGGAGACCGGCGCTCCCGTCGTCCCGGTGGCGATGACGTACACGCCCCGGCGCGGACCCCTGGGGCGCCGGCTGTTCCGGGTCTCGGTGCGCTTCGGCGAGCCCCTCGACTTCTCCCGCTACGAGGGCCTGGCCGGTGACCGCTTCGTCGAGCGGTCGATCACCGACGAGATCATGTACGAGATCATGACGCTGTCGGGCCAGGAGTACGTCGACGTCTACGGCGCGACGGTCAAGAAGGCCATGGACGCCACCGGCGCCAGCGCCGCCGACGTCATCGGCCGGCTGCAGCCCCCGGTCGACGAGGCCGGGGACCGCGCACCGGAGTCGCTGGCCGGCTGA
- a CDS encoding glycosyltransferase family 4 protein codes for MSARRTLVVTNDFPPRQGGIQTFVAALLARRPPDSLVVLASRSPGWEAHDAALPYEVVRHPTGVLLPTPGVARAAAALARRHGCDTAFFGAAAPLGLLAPALREAGVRRLVGATHGHETGWVALPGARHVLRRIAGGLDVLTYISEYTRGRLAPALRGRVRLAQLPPGVDVDRFAPAVDGTAVRRRHGLGEGPVVVCVSRLVPRKGQDVLVAAWPAVLARHPGARLLLVGGGPDEARLRRAVADRGLAASVVLTGPVAPARLPEHYAAGDVFAMPCRTRRGGLDVEGLGMVYLEAAACGLPVVGGTSGGAPEAVRDGETGTVVREPRSPEAVAAAVTALLDDPARARAMGAAGRAWVEQRWSWTTIAATFADLLEP; via the coding sequence GTGAGCGCCCGGCGGACCCTCGTCGTCACCAACGACTTCCCGCCCCGGCAGGGCGGCATCCAGACCTTCGTCGCCGCGCTGCTCGCCCGGCGTCCGCCGGACTCCCTGGTGGTGCTGGCCTCCCGCTCGCCCGGCTGGGAGGCCCACGACGCGGCGCTGCCGTACGAGGTGGTGCGTCACCCGACCGGGGTGCTGCTGCCCACCCCGGGCGTGGCCCGCGCGGCGGCCGCCCTCGCCCGGCGGCACGGCTGCGACACCGCCTTCTTCGGCGCCGCGGCGCCCCTGGGCCTGCTCGCGCCGGCGCTCCGCGAGGCCGGGGTGCGCCGGCTGGTCGGCGCCACGCACGGCCACGAGACGGGCTGGGTCGCGCTGCCCGGCGCGCGGCACGTGCTGCGGCGCATCGCCGGCGGGCTGGACGTGCTGACCTACATCAGCGAGTACACCCGCGGCCGCCTGGCGCCGGCGCTCCGCGGGCGGGTGCGGCTGGCCCAGCTCCCGCCGGGGGTCGACGTCGACCGGTTCGCCCCCGCCGTCGACGGGACGGCGGTGCGCCGGCGGCACGGGCTGGGGGAGGGCCCGGTCGTGGTCTGCGTGTCCCGGCTGGTGCCGCGCAAGGGGCAGGACGTGCTGGTCGCGGCCTGGCCGGCGGTGCTGGCCCGGCACCCCGGCGCGCGGCTGCTGCTGGTCGGCGGCGGCCCGGACGAGGCGCGGCTGCGGCGTGCGGTGGCCGACCGCGGGCTGGCCGCCTCGGTGGTGCTCACCGGCCCGGTCGCGCCCGCGCGGCTGCCGGAGCACTACGCCGCGGGCGACGTCTTCGCCATGCCCTGCCGCACCCGCCGCGGCGGCCTGGACGTCGAGGGGCTGGGGATGGTCTACCTGGAGGCCGCCGCGTGCGGGCTGCCGGTGGTGGGCGGCACGTCGGGCGGAGCGCCCGAGGCGGTGCGCGACGGCGAGACCGGGACCGTCGTCCGCGAGCCCCGCTCCCCGGAGGCGGTGGCCGCCGCGGTCACCGCGCTGCTCGACGACCCGGCGCGGGCGCGGGCGATGGGCGCCGCCGGGCGGGCGTGGGTGGAGCAGCGCTGGTCCTGGACGACGATCGCGGCCACCTTCGCCGACCTGCTCGAACCGTGA
- a CDS encoding C40 family peptidase, which produces MGTTAGLTLALLPGTATADPEQATSPEQAAQLAADAGHRLEVVSEQVNEAREVLAQQQTEADEADRAAADAQTRLDALDGRIRQVARTAYTGGDTMPELDLLMTSASAEDFVSRLATLDQLAGHTTDVMAEVGEAAAAATRAQADAEAAEADAERTLEDLSAQEARLQEDIADYREQVAALTAAQQEAAAAAQRALAAQQSAGTVGESAPVAAAPAAPTAPAAPAAPAAPAAPAAPAAPAAAAAPAAPAPAPAGGGSAAAQRAVQTALAQVGDAYVWGAGGPDAFDCSGLTQYAYAAAGITLPHSSSMQSRMGTAVSRDALQPGDLIFYYSPVSHVSMYVGNGQMVHASTSSEPVKVVSVDSMGGITAMRRIV; this is translated from the coding sequence GTGGGCACCACCGCCGGTCTGACGCTGGCCCTGCTGCCCGGCACCGCGACGGCCGACCCCGAGCAGGCCACCAGTCCCGAGCAGGCCGCCCAGCTCGCCGCCGACGCCGGTCACCGGCTCGAGGTCGTCAGCGAGCAGGTCAACGAGGCCCGCGAGGTGCTCGCCCAGCAGCAGACCGAGGCCGACGAGGCCGACCGGGCCGCCGCCGACGCGCAGACCCGGCTCGACGCACTGGACGGTCGGATCCGGCAGGTGGCCCGCACCGCCTACACCGGCGGCGACACCATGCCCGAGCTGGACCTGCTGATGACCAGCGCCTCCGCCGAGGACTTCGTCAGCCGGCTCGCCACGCTCGACCAGCTCGCCGGTCACACCACCGACGTCATGGCCGAGGTCGGCGAGGCCGCCGCCGCGGCGACGCGGGCACAGGCCGACGCCGAGGCCGCCGAGGCCGACGCCGAGCGCACCCTGGAGGACCTGAGCGCCCAGGAGGCGCGGCTCCAGGAGGACATCGCCGACTACCGCGAGCAGGTCGCCGCGCTGACCGCCGCCCAGCAGGAGGCAGCGGCAGCCGCGCAGCGGGCCCTGGCCGCGCAGCAGTCCGCGGGCACGGTCGGCGAGAGCGCCCCGGTGGCCGCGGCCCCGGCGGCGCCGACCGCTCCGGCGGCCCCGGCGGCCCCGGCGGCGCCGGCGGCTCCGGCGGCCCCGGCCGCTCCGGCCGCCGCGGCGGCTCCCGCCGCTCCGGCCCCGGCACCGGCCGGTGGGGGCAGTGCGGCGGCCCAGCGGGCGGTGCAGACGGCGCTGGCGCAGGTCGGCGACGCCTACGTGTGGGGCGCCGGCGGTCCCGACGCGTTCGACTGCTCGGGCCTGACGCAGTACGCCTACGCCGCGGCGGGGATCACCCTGCCGCACTCCAGCAGCATGCAGTCGCGCATGGGCACCGCCGTCTCGCGCGACGCCCTCCAGCCGGGTGACCTGATCTTCTACTACAGCCCGGTCAGCCACGTGTCGATGTACGTCGGCAACGGCCAGATGGTGCACGCCTCGACCTCCAGCGAGCCGGTGAAGGTCGTGTCGGTCGACTCCATGGGCGGCATCACCGCCATGCGCCGCATCGTCTAG